DNA sequence from the Paraburkholderia hospita genome:
AAACCACAGTTCGATCTGGTTCACCCAGCTCGCGTGCAAAGGGGTGAAATGGAAATGAAACCGTCCATCGTGCCGCGCATTGAATGCCTGCCATACGGCTTGGGCGCGATGCGTGTTCAGATTATCCCAGATCACATGCACCTGCTTGCCCGGATACGCGGCTGCCACACTGTCCATGAAAGTCACCAGGTCGCCCTGGGTCCGCCGGTCGCGGCAGCTTCCCAGTACCCGTCCGGTATGAACATCCAGCGCGGCAATCAGAGACTGAGTACCGTGACGGATATATTCAAATTCCCGGCGGCGCAACCGTCCGGCTGCCGGGGCGCGCCCTGGATGCTTGCGCTCGATGGCCTGGATGCCGGTCTTCTCGTCAATACTCAGTACCACCGCATTCTTCGGCGCCTTGCGGTACAGCTTGCAGATCACGTTGACCTTCTCGCGAAACGCCGGATCCGGACTATGCAGCCACTGTTGCACCCGATGCGGGCGAACGTCGCCAGCCTGCAGGATGCGCTGCACATGGCTGCGACTGATCTGTTCGACGATCCCTCGCTCGACTGCACGCGTCACAATCTCATCGAGCGTCGGCGTGGCCCGACCTTGCGCTTCCTGCACTTCACACGCCAGTGCGATCAGCTGCAGCCGCGTCTCCTGCGTGATGCGCGGCGGACGACCACTGCGCTCTGCCTCCCGAATCCCCTGCGCGCCTTGCCGCGCAATGCGCTGGCGCCACTGGCTGACGGTCTGCACGGACACGCCCAATTCCTGTG
Encoded proteins:
- a CDS encoding IS630 family transposase: MSRGRHATPVKLARKERQELQSLIRRTTAAQRDVTRARIALMAHEGYTSAAISQELGVSVQTVSQWRQRIARQGAQGIREAERSGRPPRITQETRLQLIALACEVQEAQGRATPTLDEIVTRAVERGIVEQISRSHVQRILQAGDVRPHRVQQWLHSPDPAFREKVNVICKLYRKAPKNAVVLSIDEKTGIQAIERKHPGRAPAAGRLRRREFEYIRHGTQSLIAALDVHTGRVLGSCRDRRTQGDLVTFMDSVAAAYPGKQVHVIWDNLNTHRAQAVWQAFNARHDGRFHFHFTPLHASWVNQIELWFGLYTRRVLRHASHTSTVHLRERTEQFIRERNQTARPFRWTFRGYPLQTGAS